TGCGGTGCACATCGCGGATGTGGCAACCGTATTCGAGGTGCGACCATACGCCCGGCGCCGGGCGGCTGCGCACCCCGCGCCGAGCGAGCCGGGTCACCCAATCCGCCGCATCACGGCGGATGAGTCCTGCGACGGTGGTCGGATGCACCGTCGCAGAATCGAATCCGCAGTCCGGGCAGGGCCGGTGCAGCACCCATGTCCAGTCTTTGGTGTCGGGCTGGATATCGGTCAACGCAGCGCACCCGGGGCGAAGGTGTCGCACTTGTCGGGTGCACCGGTCTGGTAGCCGGTGGTGAACCACTGCTGGCGCTGTTCCGATGAGCCGTGCGTCCAGGATTCCGGGCTGACCCTGCCGGTGGCCGCCTCCTGGATACGGTCGTCACCGACAGCGGAGGCGGCCGACAGAGCGTCGGCAATATCCTTGTCGCTCAACGGCTGTAGGAAGGTCACATCGGTACCCTCCTGTTTGGTGGTTGCCGCGTAGTGGGCCCATACTCCGGCGTAGCAGTCGGCCTGCAGTTCGGTGCGCACGCCGCCGCCGGTCGGGCCGGTCGGGTCCTGCTGGGCGCGCCCCAACACCCCAAGCAGGTTCTGCACGTGGTGGCCGAACTCGTGGGCCACCACATACTCCTGCGCGAACGGCCCACCGCTGGAACCGAACCGGTCGCGCAGCACGTCGAAGAAATCGGTGTCGAAGTACGCGGTCTCGTCGGCGGGGCAGTAGAACGGGCCCACCTCGCTGGTCGCGCCGCCGCATCCGGTGTTGACCGACCCGGTGAACAACCGAACCTGCGGGCGGCGGTACTCGGGAAGCAACTGGGTCCAGACCGCATCCACGGAGTTGCCGGTCGCCACCACCCGGCACTGCACCTTCTCGTTGGCGTCGGCGCCGGTGCGGCACTGGGTGAGATCGAAGCCGGGGGCCGAGACCCCCTGGGTGTCCATGCCTGCACCCTGATCCTGGGGCAACACGCTGCTGGGATCGACACCCAGGAACAGCGCCACCACCACGAGCAACAGCCCGCCCATGCCACCGCCGAGCGCGATCCGACGACCGCCCCCGCCGCCGCGGCCGCTGCTGGAAGACGTGCTCGTGTCGATCTGCATGCCCTCGTTGAAGGTCATCGTCCCCACCCATCTGACGTGTCGGCGCCGTCTCGTGTTCAGACCGGGCTCAGCTTTGCACACTACGATTCAGCCGTGCCCTCTGTCGCCGAACTGTCGACGATCGTGCCCACCGTCCAAGGCCTGCTGCGCGGTACCACCGAGGGCGGTGTCGGGGTGTGGCGCGGTGTCGCCTACGCCGAGCAGCCGGTGGGGGACCGGCGTTTCCTGGGTCCCCAGCCGCTGCGCCCCTGGGAGGGTGTGCGCGACGCCGTCGATCACGGCCCCCTGCCGCCGCAGGGCCGATCCTTCGTCGGTGGCGGCCGCGACGACCCGAAGATCCGCGACGAGGCCTGCCTAACGGTCACCGTGTGGTCACCCGACGTCTCGGCGTCGCTACCGGTCATGGTGTGGATCCCGGGCGGGGCGTTCGTCTACGGCGCGGGCCAATTGCAGCTCTACAACGGCTCGCGGCTGGCCGCCAACGGCAACGTCGTCGTCGTCAACGTCACATATCGGCTGGGCGTCTTCGGCGGGTTCGAACTCGGTGACCTCGGACCAGGATTCGACGACAACCTGTGCCTGCGTGATCAGATCGCGGCGCTGCAATGGATACGGCAGAACATCGGCTCCTTCGGTGGGAACCCAGACCAGGTGACCGTGTTCGGTGAATCGGCCGGCGCCACCTCGGTGTTGGCGCTGCTGGCCAGCCCGGCGGCCACCGGGCTGTTCGACCGGGCGATCGCGCAGAGCCCGGCGTTGCCGCTCATCGCCGATCGGGAGGCGCGGGCGCGGCAATCGCACGCCTTTCTGGCCGAGCTCGGTGTCGAGGCGCACGAGGTCAAGGCGCTGCCGCAGCGCCGGTTGCGCCGAGCCGCGGGCACGCTGCAGCTGCACAGCGTCGCGCACACCCCGACGCTGGCCTACGGGTTGACCCACGGCGTCGATCTGCTACCGCAGCACCCGATCGAAGCGGCCCGCCGCGGCACGGTCGCTCCCATCCCGCTCATCATCGGCACCAACAGCCACGAGGCCTCGATGTTCGCCTGGGGTAAACCGCCCATGCTGCCCACGACGGCTGCCGCTGTCGAGGGCTTCTTCGCCCGCTGGGCGCCGGATGCCCGCGACCGGGTGCTGGCCGCCTATCCGGGCTTCCCGCGTCGCCGGGCGTTGGTCGACTTCGGTTCCGATGCGATGTTCGGCGCACCCACCTGGGCCTTCGTCGACGCCTACAGTGCCGATGCCCCGACCCACATGTACCGGTTCGACCACACCACCTGGACGCTCAAGGCGCTGGGGCTCGGAGCCACCCACGGCAGCGAGATCGTGCACATCCAGCACAGCTACAGCTCGTATCTGGGCCGCAAGCTCCATCCGCTGGGGCGCCGGGTGCAACCGTCGGTGGGCAGGCGCATGCAGCGCACCTGGCTGGATTTCGCCACCGACGGGCTCAGCGAGTGGCCGCGCTTCGACATCCGGGACAGGCAGACCCGGGTGATCCGGTCCACCCGGGATGTCACCATCGCCGATCCGGACGCGGTGCGCCGGGAAGCTTGGGAAGGCGTCTACTAGTACCGGGCGTCGGTGTAGCGCCGCAGGTTGTGCAGGAAGCGCTGGAACATCCAGGCCATCACCGGTCGGCCGGCGGCCATCCCGAGGCGGGCGGCGGTTCCGTTGGGTCTCATCGCCATCACCCAGGTCAGGTGGCAACCCTGGTCGGTCGGCACGATCCAGTAGTCCTCGGCGAAGGCGGCGATACTCTTGGTCGAGGCTTGGTTGAAGCGAAACGCCATGTGGCTGTGCGGTTCCCAGGCCAGGAACTCCTCGTCGCCGACGATGCCGCCGCGCATCGTGACGGTGCGGGTGGTGCCGATGTCATAGGGCTGCGGGCTGGTCCATTCGACCTTGGTGATGACCGAGGCCCACTGCGGCCAGGATTGCGCGTCGGAGAGCACCTCGAACAACTGCTCACCGGTGATGGCCAGATCCACGGTGCTGACGAACCGGAACGGCGCATCGGAGATGAAGTCCAGGTCCACACGCTCACACGGATACATCGCCACCAGCCGACCTTAACCGGGACGGCGTCGACCCGGTGAGGGAGGCGTCTCTAGACTGAGCAGTCGTCATCCCACCCAGACATCAGGAGTTTTTCGTGCTGCGCAGTCACCCCGCCGGTTCGTTGCGGTCCACCGATGCCGGTCAGACCGTGACCTTGGCGGGCTGGGTGGCGCGCCGACGCGATCACGGCGGCGTCATCTTCATCGACCTGCGGGATGCGTCCGGGGTGGCGCAGGTGGTGTTCCGGGATGCGACCGTCCTCGAACAGGCCCACCGGTTGCGTGCCGAGTACTGCGTCTCGGTCACCGGCGTGGTCGAGGTGCGCCCGGAGGGTAATGCCAACGCCGAGATCCCGACCGGTGACATCGAGGTGAACGCCACCGAGTTGACGGTGCTGGGGGAGAGCGCGCCGCTGCCGTTCCAGCTGGACGAGACCGCCGGCGAGGAGGCCCGACTCAAGTATCGCTATCTCGATCTGCGCCGCGAGGGTCCCGGCAACGCAATCCGGCTGCGCTCCAAGGTCAATGCCGCCGCCCGCGGCGTGCTTGCCGAACACGACTTCGTCGAGATCGAGACCCCTACGCTGACGCGCTCCACGCCGGAGGGGGCACGGGATTTCCTGGTGCCGGCGCGGCTGCAACCCGGCAGCTTCTACGCCTTGCCGCAGAGTCCGCAGCTGTTCAAGCAGCTGCTGATGGTCGCGGGCATGGAGCGCTATTACCAGATCGCGCGGTGCTATCGCGACGAGGACTTCCGCGCCGACCGCCAGCCCGAGTTCACCCAGTTGGAC
This DNA window, taken from Mycolicibacterium neoaurum, encodes the following:
- a CDS encoding SRPBCC family protein, encoding MYPCERVDLDFISDAPFRFVSTVDLAITGEQLFEVLSDAQSWPQWASVITKVEWTSPQPYDIGTTRTVTMRGGIVGDEEFLAWEPHSHMAFRFNQASTKSIAAFAEDYWIVPTDQGCHLTWVMAMRPNGTAARLGMAAGRPVMAWMFQRFLHNLRRYTDARY
- a CDS encoding neutral zinc metallopeptidase, with translation MTFNEGMQIDTSTSSSSGRGGGGGRRIALGGGMGGLLLVVVALFLGVDPSSVLPQDQGAGMDTQGVSAPGFDLTQCRTGADANEKVQCRVVATGNSVDAVWTQLLPEYRRPQVRLFTGSVNTGCGGATSEVGPFYCPADETAYFDTDFFDVLRDRFGSSGGPFAQEYVVAHEFGHHVQNLLGVLGRAQQDPTGPTGGGVRTELQADCYAGVWAHYAATTKQEGTDVTFLQPLSDKDIADALSAASAVGDDRIQEAATGRVSPESWTHGSSEQRQQWFTTGYQTGAPDKCDTFAPGALR
- a CDS encoding carboxylesterase/lipase family protein, encoding MPSVAELSTIVPTVQGLLRGTTEGGVGVWRGVAYAEQPVGDRRFLGPQPLRPWEGVRDAVDHGPLPPQGRSFVGGGRDDPKIRDEACLTVTVWSPDVSASLPVMVWIPGGAFVYGAGQLQLYNGSRLAANGNVVVVNVTYRLGVFGGFELGDLGPGFDDNLCLRDQIAALQWIRQNIGSFGGNPDQVTVFGESAGATSVLALLASPAATGLFDRAIAQSPALPLIADREARARQSHAFLAELGVEAHEVKALPQRRLRRAAGTLQLHSVAHTPTLAYGLTHGVDLLPQHPIEAARRGTVAPIPLIIGTNSHEASMFAWGKPPMLPTTAAAVEGFFARWAPDARDRVLAAYPGFPRRRALVDFGSDAMFGAPTWAFVDAYSADAPTHMYRFDHTTWTLKALGLGATHGSEIVHIQHSYSSYLGRKLHPLGRRVQPSVGRRMQRTWLDFATDGLSEWPRFDIRDRQTRVIRSTRDVTIADPDAVRREAWEGVY